A genomic segment from Triticum dicoccoides isolate Atlit2015 ecotype Zavitan chromosome 1A, WEW_v2.0, whole genome shotgun sequence encodes:
- the LOC119287698 gene encoding photosystem I assembly factor PSA3, chloroplastic-like — MGTAVLPVAHKLSLASPFLPRHRRPCRPPAQQHCRRRRHGAVVAYMEPDPNSPAAILGRIVGALPVVGLVARILSDDGGVGGDTVDFAEFRRRVSKKCTVMDSQAFYDFNDRRGKVGDPFYVLLCCWLAAIGAGLLKTEEILEGVARLRMSNDIEYEEETFLDMMKIAREKRAKSKSQAPVIPMEARAEKALEAIYVCCFGQDMVEPEDERLLCTMLNAVFPSVGRPAVERMVSTVAKEVASGERRGPGAKVVPKEVAQRQLKDLEFLKQNKLDSI; from the exons ATGGGGACAGCAGTGCTGCCCGTCGCCCACAAGCTCTCGCTCGCCTCCCCCTTCCTCCCGCGCCACCGGCGGCCCTGCCGTCCCCCCGCCCAGCAGCACTGCCGGCGCCGGCGCCATGGGGCGGTGGTGGCCTACATGGAGCCGGACCCGAACTCGCCGGCGGCCATCCTGGGCCGCATCGTCGGGGCCCTCCCCGTGGTGGGCCTGGTGGCGCGCATCCTGAGCGAcgacggcggcgtcggcggcgacacCGTCGACTTCGCCGAGTTCCGCCGCCGCGTCAGCAAGAAGTGCACCGTCATGGACTCCCAGGCCTTCTACGACTTCAACGACCGCCGCGGCAAG gTGGGAGACCCCTTCTACGTCCTGCTCTGCTGCTGGCTGGCCGCCATTGGCGCCGGGCTGCTGAAAACGGAGGAGATCCTGGAAGGCGTGGCCCGACTCCGCATGTCCAACGACATCGAGTACGAGGAGGAGACCTTCCTCGACATGATGAAGATTGCAAGGGAG AAACGGGCAAAGTCGAAGAGCCAGGCGCCGGTGATACCGATGGAGGCGCGGGCGGAGAAGGCGCTGGAGGCCATCTACGTGTGCTGCTTCGGGCAGGACATGGTGGAGCCGGAGGACGAGCGGCTGCTGTGCACCATGCTGAACGCGGTGTTCCCGTCGGTGGGGAGGCCGGCGGTGGAGAGGATGGTGTCCACCGTGGCCAAGGAGGTGGCCTCCGGCGAGAGGAGGGGCCCCGGCGCCAAGGTGGTGCCCAAGGAGGTGGCGCAGCGGCAGCTCAAGGACCTCGAGTTCCTCAAGCAGAACAAGCTGGACTCGATATGA
- the LOC119287709 gene encoding F-box protein At5g52880-like has protein sequence MPVRRRAPRPQDTGVVKRYAEMGIAAALSRPWDYPTACRELAELLRHGYAGLPKPAQALAAADVLVAFRLLPDVQTEYALAAANGLLLAVETSLPKQKKSQAVSEFKCSVVLHKRRAKVQQEPDPPDIPNDVLVHIFSFLDTRSLVAASLVCWSWNSSANDNKLWRMNYSLFFSTSHLRSNSTLVSSGVQNSHGILAQNNVDPVFDDPNLNWKEVFYKKHAEHISWSAASNRAICQQCRSVLWLSNLTRAAPHHCPKKGKDEIKLMPLLPYAVACYILKAQDQPSSSSDSNDSDSDSEINVPRRLWNSRV, from the exons ATGCCGGTGCGGCGGCGGGCCCCGCGGCCGCAGGACACGGGGGTGGTGAAGAGGTACGCGGAGATGGGGATAGCGGCCGCGCTGTCGCGGCCGTGGGACTACCCGACGGCGTGCCGCGAGCTGGCCGAGCTCCTGCGCCACGGCTACGCGGGCCTCCCCAAGCCCGCCCaggccctcgccgccgccgacgtgcTCGTCGCGTTCCGCCTCCTCCCCGA TGTGCAGACAGAATATGCATTAGCGGCAGCCAATGGTCTTCTCCTAGCAGTAGAAACTTCCCTGCCAAAGCAAAAGAAGTCACAAGCTGTTTCAGAGTTCAAGTGTTCTGTTGTTTTACATAAAAGGCGGGCTAAAGTCCAACAAGAGCCTG ACCCCCCAGACATACCAAAtgatgtgcttgttcatatctttaGTTTTCTGGACACACGTTCGTTGGTGGCTGCTAgtcttgtttgctg GTCTTGGAATTCATCTGCAAACGACAACAAGCTGTGGAGAATGAACTACTCCCTTTTCTTTAGCACGTCCCATTTGCGCTCCAATAGCACGCTTGTCTCCAGTGGTGTACAGAATAGTCATGGTATTCTTGCACAGAATAATGTGGATCCAGTATTTGATGATCCCAATTTGAACTGGAAAGAGGTTTTCTACAAGAAGCATGCAG AGCACATAAGCTGGAGTGCCGCATCAAATAGAGCAATATGCCAGCAATGCCGTTCAGTTCTCTGGCTGAGCAACTTGACGCGTGCTGCTCCTCACCATTGTCCTAAGAAAGGAAAAGATGAAATAAAACTAATGCCCCTGTTACCTTATGCA GTTGCTTGTTACATATTAAAAGCTCAAGATCAACCATCTTCATCGTCTGACAGTAACGATTCAGATAGTGATTCTGAAATCAATGTGCCGAGGCGACTTTGGAATTCTCGTGTTTGA
- the LOC119287718 gene encoding reticulon-like protein B1, with amino-acid sequence MAERKEESVMDKITEKFHGGSSSSSSSDDEGRSGSSSSVKAKIYRLFGREKPVHSVLGGGKPADLFLWRNKKISGGVLAGATAIWLLFEVLEYHLLTLLCHGFILTLGILFLWSNASAFVNKCPPNIPEVKIPEDLAVNVARSLRYEINRGFASLRAIGQGRDLKKFLIVVAGLWILSFLGSCCNFLTLFYIVFMVLYTVPVLYEKYEDKIDAFGEKAMVELKKYYAIFDEKCLSKIPKGPSKDKKQH; translated from the exons ATGGCGGAGCGCAAGGAGGAGTCGGTGATGGACAAGATCACGGAGAAGTTCCacggggggtcctcctcctcgtcgtcgtccgacGACGAGGGGAGGTCGGGGTCCTCGTCGTCCGTCAAGGCCAAGATCTACCGCCTCTTCGGCCGCGAGAAGCCCGTCCACTCCGTCCTCGGCGGCGGCAAGC CTGCCGACCTCTTCCTGTGGAGGAACAAGAAGATCTCTGGCGGGGTGCTCGCCGGCGCCACCGCCATCtggctgctgtttgaggtcctggaGTACCACCTCCTCACCCTCCTCTGCCACGGCTTCATCCTCACCCTGGGCATCCTCTTCCTCTGGTCCAACGCCTCTGCCTTCGTCAACAA GTGCCCTCCCAACATTCCAGAGGTGAAGATCCCTGAGGACCTGGCTGTCAATGTTGCCCGCTCGCTGCGATACGAGATCAACAGGGGCTTTGCTAGCCTGAGGGCGATTGGTCAAGGCCGTGACCTGAAGAAATTCTTGATT GTGGTTGCAGGCCTGTGGATCCTCTCTTTTCTTGGCAGCTGCTGCAATTTCCTGACCTTGTTCTACATAG TCTTCATGGTGCTTTACACCGTGCCTGTTCTGTACGAGAAGTATGAGGACAAGATCGATGCTTTTGGAGAGAAGGCCATGGTTGAGCTGAAGAAGTACTACGCCATCTTCGATGAGAAGTGCCTGTCCAAGATTCCCAAGGGCCCGTCCAAGGATAAGAAGCAGCATTAG